Proteins encoded by one window of Amaranthus tricolor cultivar Red isolate AtriRed21 chromosome 4, ASM2621246v1, whole genome shotgun sequence:
- the LOC130811029 gene encoding serine/threonine-protein kinase MPS1 isoform X2, with protein sequence MDGEAKPKLPISDSTLFSNSSSSSQPDFLRNVQAAFKRHRSIGTMQSTNLLPRRSVAPQRVISKNSDLYSGLTVETKRCVEVDSDVKNFDGRSSQRASVMVDSQEDASFTPPSISGTVTSMYDEKYNPFSGCVKEDQPVDNSKDIDMNDSSYVESKHCQTEGSKKVKFSLSCSAISQEMEWEAANQPEKSNVNKNEPRHRNLVGADADGVLKADGGPSAPATRMSAHQNQLHHLRNFLHNDASHPMTQSSVVGSSCATTTYLNATSAPILNSTTTHSACPHHSSSVTASAVTDLKSHNIAQGDVIQQGCPTSVLVSGVNADRELSGAQASSSTTNVLAQVEKVDEINLLKPSQVQKDPSQNQFQSTIEKAKRGDASIIPPPCSTSRDLASDAKLEPAKSEKQEKVPSRKKGGDPDLFFKVNGKLYQRLGKIGSGGSSEVHKVISSDCTIYALKKIKLKGRDYATALGFCQEIVYLKKLKGKDNIIQLIDYEVTDKALLHEVMNDTSSNKDNKVKDDGCIYMVLEYGEIDLAHMLSQKWKEIERSNSTMDENWLRFYWQQILQAVNTIHEERIVHSDLKPANFLLVKGSLKLIDFGIAKAILSDTTNIQRDAQVGTLSYMSPEAFMCNESDANGNIIKCGRPSDIWSLGCILYQMVYGRTPFSEYKTFWAKFKVITDPNHEITYGPVSNPWLLDLMKKCLAWDRNERWRIPQLLKHPFLVPPLQQQLSSAQEQNCTFIQLISESYTNDENVSNLCFELQNILGDRTAASRDQQVRLLSHISNICHQLQENITKTK encoded by the exons ATGGACGGGGAGGCTAAGCCTAAGCTTCCGATCTCCGATTCCACTCTGTTCTCCAACTCCTCATCTTCTTCTCAACCAGATTTTCTCCGTAATGTTCAAGCCGCTTTCAAACGTCACCGCTCCATTGGTac AATGCAATCAACTAATTTGTTGCCTAGACGTAGTGTGGCACCACAAAGGGTTATCTCGAAAAACTCGGATTTGTATTCTGGGTTAACAGTTGAGACTAAGAGGTGCGTTGAAGTTGATTCTGATGTTAAGAACTTTGATGGAAGATCGAGTCAGAGAGCTTCTGTCATGGTTGACTCTCAGGAGGATGCTTCATTTACACCTCCTTCCATCTCGGGCACCGTTACAAGTATGTATGATGAGAAGTATAACCCATTTAGCGGGTGCGTGAAGGAAGATCAACCTGTGGATAATTCTAAAGATATTGACATGAATGATTCATCCTATGTTGAATCAAAACATTGTCAGACGGAGGGTTCGAAGAAAGTGAAGTTTTCATTGTCATGTTCAGCTATCTCACAGG AGATGGAATGGGAGGCAGCCAATCAACCAGAGAAATCAAATGTCAATAAAAATGAACCAAGACATCGAAATCTTGTTGGCGCAGATGCTGATGGTGTTTTGAAAGCTGATGGAGGCCCTTCTGCACCAGCAACAAGAATGTCAGCTCATCAGAACCAGCTACACCACTTGAGGAATTTTCTCCATAATGATGCAAGCCATCCAATGACCCAATCTTCTGTAGTGGGATCATCTTGCGCTACCACAACATACCTTAATGCAACATCTGCACCGATTCTTAACTCAACAACAACTCATTCTGCATGTCCACACCATAGTTCATCTGTAACAGCCTCGGCTGTTACCGATCTGAAATCTCATAACATAGCCCAAGGAGATGTCATACAACAAGGATGTCCTACATCTGTGCTTGTTAGCGGAGTTAATGCTGACAGGGAACTCAGTGGAGCTCAAGCTTCTAGCTCCACAACAAATGTCTTGGCACAAGTTGAAAAAGTCGATGAAATCAACTTGTTGAAGCCAAGCCAAGTGCAGAAAGATCCATCTCAAAATCAATTTCAGTCCACAATAGAGAAAGCAAAACGGGGTGATGCTTCCATTATCCCCCCACCTTGCTCTACATCAAGGGACCTTGCTTCTGATGCAAAGCTGGAGCCTGCTAAATCAGAGAAACAAGAGAAGGTACCATCTCGAAAAAAGGGTGGTGATCCTGACTTGTTCTTTAAGGTGAATGGTAAACTTTATCAAAGGCTTGGCAAGATAGGAAGTGGTGGAAGCAGTGAAGTTCATAAAGTTATTTCATCTGACTGTACAATTTATGCcctgaaaaaaataaaacttaaaggtCGTGATTATGCAACCGCATTGGGATTTTGTCAAGAGATCGTCTATTTAAAGAAGTTAAAGGGGAAAGATAATATTATCCAACTTATTGATTATGAG GTCACAGATAAAGCTTTACTTCACGAAGTCATGAATGACACATCCAGTAACAAGGACAACAAAGTAAAGGATGATGGATGTATTTACATGGTTCTTGAGTACGGAGAAATTGATTTGGCTCACATGCTGTCACAAAAGTGGAAGGAAATTGAACGCTCGAACTCAACTATGGATGAAAACTGGCTTCGTTTTTACTGGCAG CAAATACTCCAAGCTGTGAACACAATTCATGAGGAGCGTATCGTGCACTCGGACCTAAAGCCAGCTAATTTCCTCCTTGTCAAAGGTTCATTGAAGCTCATTGATTTTGGCATTGCTAAAGCTATTTTGAGCGACACAACCAACATCCAACGGGATGCCCAG GTAGGTACATTGAGTTATATGTCTCCTGAGGCATTCATGTGCAATGAGAGTGATGCGAATGGGAACATTATAAAGTGTGGACGACCATCAGACATATGGTCTCTTGGTTGCATTCTTTATCAAATGGTTTATGGACGGACACCCTTTTCAGAATACAAGACGTTCTGGGCTAAATTCAAAGTTATCACTGATCCCAATCATGAAATCACGTATGGTCCAGTTTCTAATCCTTGGCTTCTTGATCTTATGAAGAAGTGCCTTGCATGGGACCGCAATGAAAGGTGGAGAATTCCGCAGCTTCTTAAACACCCGTTTCTTGTTCCTCCTCTACAGCAGCAGTTGTCCTCTGCACAAGAGCAGAATTGTACTTTTATTCAGTTGATTAGTGAATCTTACACAAATGATGAGAATGTCTCAAATTTGTGTTTTGAGCTCCAAAATATACTAGGAGATCGAACAGCAGCGTCTCGAGATCAGCAAGTTAGATTACTGTCGCATATTTCAAATATCTGCCATCAACTCCAGGAGAACATTACAAAGACCAAATAG
- the LOC130811029 gene encoding serine/threonine-protein kinase MPS1 isoform X1 — protein MDGEAKPKLPISDSTLFSNSSSSSQPDFLRNVQAAFKRHRSIGTMQSTNLLPRRSVAPQRVISKNSDLYSGLTVETKRCVEVDSDVKNFDGRSSQRASVMVDSQEDASFTPPSISGTVTSMYDEKYNPFSGCVKEDQPVDNSKDIDMNDSSYVESKHCQTEGSKKVKFSLSCSAISQGDGQITTRLDLDTRLDNLSSHMDSLALTEMEWEAANQPEKSNVNKNEPRHRNLVGADADGVLKADGGPSAPATRMSAHQNQLHHLRNFLHNDASHPMTQSSVVGSSCATTTYLNATSAPILNSTTTHSACPHHSSSVTASAVTDLKSHNIAQGDVIQQGCPTSVLVSGVNADRELSGAQASSSTTNVLAQVEKVDEINLLKPSQVQKDPSQNQFQSTIEKAKRGDASIIPPPCSTSRDLASDAKLEPAKSEKQEKVPSRKKGGDPDLFFKVNGKLYQRLGKIGSGGSSEVHKVISSDCTIYALKKIKLKGRDYATALGFCQEIVYLKKLKGKDNIIQLIDYEVTDKALLHEVMNDTSSNKDNKVKDDGCIYMVLEYGEIDLAHMLSQKWKEIERSNSTMDENWLRFYWQQILQAVNTIHEERIVHSDLKPANFLLVKGSLKLIDFGIAKAILSDTTNIQRDAQVGTLSYMSPEAFMCNESDANGNIIKCGRPSDIWSLGCILYQMVYGRTPFSEYKTFWAKFKVITDPNHEITYGPVSNPWLLDLMKKCLAWDRNERWRIPQLLKHPFLVPPLQQQLSSAQEQNCTFIQLISESYTNDENVSNLCFELQNILGDRTAASRDQQVRLLSHISNICHQLQENITKTK, from the exons ATGGACGGGGAGGCTAAGCCTAAGCTTCCGATCTCCGATTCCACTCTGTTCTCCAACTCCTCATCTTCTTCTCAACCAGATTTTCTCCGTAATGTTCAAGCCGCTTTCAAACGTCACCGCTCCATTGGTac AATGCAATCAACTAATTTGTTGCCTAGACGTAGTGTGGCACCACAAAGGGTTATCTCGAAAAACTCGGATTTGTATTCTGGGTTAACAGTTGAGACTAAGAGGTGCGTTGAAGTTGATTCTGATGTTAAGAACTTTGATGGAAGATCGAGTCAGAGAGCTTCTGTCATGGTTGACTCTCAGGAGGATGCTTCATTTACACCTCCTTCCATCTCGGGCACCGTTACAAGTATGTATGATGAGAAGTATAACCCATTTAGCGGGTGCGTGAAGGAAGATCAACCTGTGGATAATTCTAAAGATATTGACATGAATGATTCATCCTATGTTGAATCAAAACATTGTCAGACGGAGGGTTCGAAGAAAGTGAAGTTTTCATTGTCATGTTCAGCTATCTCACAGG GGGATGGTCAAATTACCACCAGATTGGATTTGGATACCAGATTGGACAACTTATCTTCTCATATGGATTCACTTGCATTGACAGAGATGGAATGGGAGGCAGCCAATCAACCAGAGAAATCAAATGTCAATAAAAATGAACCAAGACATCGAAATCTTGTTGGCGCAGATGCTGATGGTGTTTTGAAAGCTGATGGAGGCCCTTCTGCACCAGCAACAAGAATGTCAGCTCATCAGAACCAGCTACACCACTTGAGGAATTTTCTCCATAATGATGCAAGCCATCCAATGACCCAATCTTCTGTAGTGGGATCATCTTGCGCTACCACAACATACCTTAATGCAACATCTGCACCGATTCTTAACTCAACAACAACTCATTCTGCATGTCCACACCATAGTTCATCTGTAACAGCCTCGGCTGTTACCGATCTGAAATCTCATAACATAGCCCAAGGAGATGTCATACAACAAGGATGTCCTACATCTGTGCTTGTTAGCGGAGTTAATGCTGACAGGGAACTCAGTGGAGCTCAAGCTTCTAGCTCCACAACAAATGTCTTGGCACAAGTTGAAAAAGTCGATGAAATCAACTTGTTGAAGCCAAGCCAAGTGCAGAAAGATCCATCTCAAAATCAATTTCAGTCCACAATAGAGAAAGCAAAACGGGGTGATGCTTCCATTATCCCCCCACCTTGCTCTACATCAAGGGACCTTGCTTCTGATGCAAAGCTGGAGCCTGCTAAATCAGAGAAACAAGAGAAGGTACCATCTCGAAAAAAGGGTGGTGATCCTGACTTGTTCTTTAAGGTGAATGGTAAACTTTATCAAAGGCTTGGCAAGATAGGAAGTGGTGGAAGCAGTGAAGTTCATAAAGTTATTTCATCTGACTGTACAATTTATGCcctgaaaaaaataaaacttaaaggtCGTGATTATGCAACCGCATTGGGATTTTGTCAAGAGATCGTCTATTTAAAGAAGTTAAAGGGGAAAGATAATATTATCCAACTTATTGATTATGAG GTCACAGATAAAGCTTTACTTCACGAAGTCATGAATGACACATCCAGTAACAAGGACAACAAAGTAAAGGATGATGGATGTATTTACATGGTTCTTGAGTACGGAGAAATTGATTTGGCTCACATGCTGTCACAAAAGTGGAAGGAAATTGAACGCTCGAACTCAACTATGGATGAAAACTGGCTTCGTTTTTACTGGCAG CAAATACTCCAAGCTGTGAACACAATTCATGAGGAGCGTATCGTGCACTCGGACCTAAAGCCAGCTAATTTCCTCCTTGTCAAAGGTTCATTGAAGCTCATTGATTTTGGCATTGCTAAAGCTATTTTGAGCGACACAACCAACATCCAACGGGATGCCCAG GTAGGTACATTGAGTTATATGTCTCCTGAGGCATTCATGTGCAATGAGAGTGATGCGAATGGGAACATTATAAAGTGTGGACGACCATCAGACATATGGTCTCTTGGTTGCATTCTTTATCAAATGGTTTATGGACGGACACCCTTTTCAGAATACAAGACGTTCTGGGCTAAATTCAAAGTTATCACTGATCCCAATCATGAAATCACGTATGGTCCAGTTTCTAATCCTTGGCTTCTTGATCTTATGAAGAAGTGCCTTGCATGGGACCGCAATGAAAGGTGGAGAATTCCGCAGCTTCTTAAACACCCGTTTCTTGTTCCTCCTCTACAGCAGCAGTTGTCCTCTGCACAAGAGCAGAATTGTACTTTTATTCAGTTGATTAGTGAATCTTACACAAATGATGAGAATGTCTCAAATTTGTGTTTTGAGCTCCAAAATATACTAGGAGATCGAACAGCAGCGTCTCGAGATCAGCAAGTTAGATTACTGTCGCATATTTCAAATATCTGCCATCAACTCCAGGAGAACATTACAAAGACCAAATAG